The following are encoded together in the Osmia lignaria lignaria isolate PbOS001 chromosome 13, iyOsmLign1, whole genome shotgun sequence genome:
- the LOC117602109 gene encoding mediator of RNA polymerase II transcription subunit 29 isoform X3, whose product MQNLCYIIISMNIPPIQQPGTMGVGQMTQPVNPQNPQQTQQQQVQQQQQQQQQQQTQEKLDNISKVKSLIGPLRESLAIALKTAAHTLHQNSLVDVGSLKGIDQPDHRFNKNMEEFYSICDQIELHLKTSIECLSQNSSSLRYLPVAVIPTRTDTVSAQEGPALTYPQFLMTVRAQVAYVREIHDTLVSAAHSIASGE is encoded by the exons ATGCAAAATCTTTGCTACATAAT AATCAGTATGAACATCCCTCCTATTCAACAACCAGGAACAATGGGAGTAGGACAAATGACTCAACCTGTAAATCCTCAAAATCCACAGCAGACGCAACAACAGCAGGttcagcagcaacaacaacagcaacagcaacaacaaacACAAGAAAAACTTGACAATATTTCTAAAGTTAAATCATTAATTGGTCCATTAAGAGAATCATTAGCTATAGCCCTTAAAACTGCAGCACATACACTGCACCAAAATAGTTTAGTAGATGTTGGATCACTAAAGGGCATTGACCAACCTGATCAccgtttcaataaaaatatggaagaattttattctatttgtgATCAAATAGAATTACATTTAAAGACCTCTATAGAATGTTTATCACAGAATTCCAGTTCTTTAAGATACCTACCAGTGGCTGTCATACCAACCCGTACTGATACTGTTAGTGCTCAAGAAGGACCTGCTTTAACTTATCCTCAATTCTTGATGACTGTAAGAGCACAAGTTGCATATGTTCGTGAAATTCATGATACCTTAGTTTCTGCAGCTCATTCAATAGCATCtggtgaataa
- the LOC117602109 gene encoding ribosomal protein S6 kinase delta-1 isoform X1 — MAPTKDKWVRRFIIPETTRHKKGFTIYKVTSVVFLKSSHEEISKVSVWKRYNDFKKLHSELHVLCSRFQIKEPFPSFPKPKFFGRFETEVIEERRECALKFLEFIGRHSYLYSSDIFIKFFETSHADYYLNDCSQSLSSDTSAEDDHNTYINSVPPNDIVSQNILQPKSIQASLINPSIPKDEMNQSQEIYKSKEQFPELNDLTYKTENEKSIKENTCNNFHVKDDSLNKITSKLEDNQLVFNKNNNLYKDKNHNIKNEKDSIIVQTSSSNITVDNAVEELNFSIIAHDGTDLPQTWPESSQYILVAAAHMSAAFRHEDLTEYEEAFTQYKMGISSLQSGVESDSNKVRAEVIKEKISKYLERAEKLYNRYLNCNVSLLNKPVSELQYYKVLKIMKSVMLVKDVRLNCLNIVKTIEKLSTNKGSISDYILRGQIPYMVRLHACVETETTIFLILQHLSRGKLWDFITSHYNTNNNNKNCNKIIMENTVEEAIDDNIILRKSGIQNEVKDSNVKKSSNFISTNPQVQMEVHSVTIDEKYEEYSDVSTTRLLEKAQILLQSVNATLQESNSVVNRIRESDGLINHQGNTSLLNLKNNVHRSKNCNEVLDVNDVSLKIDDINDEKFTKEEIPEKSVITSNYSTLYNIKNSKSQCNTNKSSLSNSFDRRPNDSSTDNSKPVDTQFTVDYNCTDIVTKQCELNKSMEICNKTEIDNYFIPDDQQMQYNDMTLLMDSTKNNIEDNEQELWAIPENVIRLWAAEILLALEALHQQKVIIFDLKPDNILLDDNGHVQLTYFIPRHDVDLLKYKYPYSAPELYTFSPITPLTPATDIWSFGVILYELIVGNKFQEKHPGIFQPHSILNIPGKLTENAKSLLHNNQYEHPSYSTTRNNGSRTNDSTCKSSKSTADATTAGSAATTTATATTNTRKT; from the exons ATGGCACCCACGAAAGATAAATGGGTGAGGCGTTTTATTATTCCGGAAACAACACGGCACAAGAAAGGGTTTACTATTTACAAAGTTACATCTGTG gtatttttaaaaagttcTCACGAAGAAATTTCTAAAGTATCTGTATGGAAACGTTATAATGATTTCAAGAAACTTCATTCAGAATTACATGTTCTGTGCTCAAGATTTCAAATTAAAGAACCTTTCCCATCATTTCCAAAGCCAAAATTTTTTGGCAGATTTGAAACAGAAGTTATCGAAGAAAGAAGGGAATGTGCATTAAAGTTTTTAGAATTTATAGGAAGACATTCGTACTTATATTCTAgtgatattttcataaaattctttGAAACTAGTCATGcggattattatttaaatgattgTTCACAATCTCTTAGCTCTGATACATCAGCAGAGGATGATCATAATACTTATATAAATTCTGTGcctcctaatgatattgtttctcaAAATATTCTTCAACCTAAAAGTATTCAAGCTTCATTAATTAATCCATCTATCCCTAAGGATGAAATGAATCAATCTcaagaaatatataaatctaAAGAACAATTTCCAGAATTGAATGATTTAACATATAAAACTGAGAATGAAAAAtctataaaagaaaatacatgTAATAATTTTCATGTTAAAGAtgatagtttaaataaaattacatctAAATTAGAGGATAATCAAttagtttttaataaaaataacaatttgtaCAAAGATAAAAATCATAATATTAAGAATGAAAAGGATTCTATAATTGTTCAAACATCAAGTAGTAACATTACAGTTGATAATGCTGttgaagaattaaatttttcgATAATAGCACACGATGGTACTGATCTACCACAGACATGGCCAGAATCTTCACAATATATTTTAGTTGCAGCTGCACATATGAGTGCAGCTTTTAGACACGAAGATCTTACCGAATATGAAGAAGCATTTACTCAGTACAAAATGGGAATTTCTAGTCTGCAATCGGGCGTTGAGTCTGATTCAAATAAAGTAAGGGCGgaagtaataaaagaaaaaatatcaaaatatctaGAACGTGCAGAAAAGCTTTATAACAGATATTTAAATTGTAATGTTTCATTACTGAATAAACCTGTGTCAGAGCTTCAATATTATAAAGttctaaaaattatgaaatcagTGATGCTTGTAAAAGATGTTCGCCTAAACTGCCTCAACATTGTAAAA ACTATAGAAAAATTATCTACAAATAAAGGAAGTATAAGTGACTACATATTACGTGGTCAAATACCATACATGGTACGTTTACACGCCTGTGTTGAGACAGAAACTACGATATTTCTGATTTTACAGCATCTGAg TCGCGGAAAATTATGGGACTTTATAACATCACATtacaatactaataataataataaaaattgtaataaaataattatggaAAATACTGTTGAAGAAGCTATTGAtgataacattattttaagaaaaagtGGCATACAAAATGAAGTTAAAGACAGTAATGTAAAGAAGAGTTCGAACTTTATAAGTACAAATCCACAAGTACAAATGGAAGTACACTCGGTAACGATAGatgaaaaatatgaagaatATAGTGATGTATCTACTACCCGATTATTAGAAAAAGCACAAATATTATTGCAGTCGGTCAATGCAACTTTACAAGAAAGTAATTCCGTCGTAAATCGAATACGCGAATCAGATGGTTTGATTAACCATCAAGGTAATACCTCATTATTAAATCTAAAAAACAATGTACATCGATCTAAAAACTGTAACGAAGTACTAGATGTTAATGATGTCTCATTAAAAATTGACGATATAAATGATGAAAAGTTCACGAAGGAAGAAATACCTGAAAAAAGTGTGATAACTTCGAATTATTCAACactatataatattaaaaattccaaaagtcAATGTAATACCAATAAATCATCTTTAAGCAACAGTTTTGATAGAAGGCCAAATGATTCTTCGACAGATAATTCAAAACCGGTCGATACACAGTTTACAGTAGACTATAATTGcactgatattgttacaaaacaATGTGAATTAAACAAATCAATGGAGATCTGTAACAAAACTGAAATAGATAATTATTTCATACCAGATGATCAACAAATGCAATATAACGACATGACGTTATTGATGGACTCAACAAAAAACAACATTGAGGATAATGAACAAGAGCTTTGGGCAATACCAGAAAATGTAATCCGTCTTTGGGCTGCTGAAATACTTCTAGCACTGGAAGCATTGCATCAACAAAAAGTTATAATTTTCGATTTAAAACCCGATAACATATTACTCGATGATAATGGGCACGTGCAATTAACGTACTTTATACCTCGTCACGACGTAGATCTGTTGAAATACAAATATCCGTACTCGGCTCCTGAATTATATACATTTTCACCTATAACTCCTCTTACTCCAGCTACAGACATTTGGAGCTTTGGGGTTATTTTATATGAATTAATAGTTGGCAAT AAATTTCAAGAGAAACACCCAGGTATATTTCAACCACATTCCATACTTAACATTCCTGGAAAGCTTACAGAAAATGCAAAATCTTTGCTACATAAT AATCAGTATGAACATCCCTCCTATTCAACAACCAGGAACAATGGGAGTAGGACAAATGACTCAACCTGTAAATCCTCAAAATCCACAGCAGACGCAACAACAGCAGGttcagcagcaacaacaacagcaacagcaacaacaaacACAAGAAAAACTTGA
- the SMC2 gene encoding structural maintenance of chromosomes 2 has product MYIKSMVLEGFKSYGQRIEINGFDKEFNAITGFNGSGKSNILDGICFVLGITNLGQVRAASLQDLVYKSGQAGIKKASVTITFDNRDRNSSPMGYEHHEEITVTRQVIIGGKNKFLINGSNVPNKRVHDMFCSVQLNVNNPHFLIMQGRITKVLNMKPVEILSMIEEAAGTRMYENKKEAALKTIEKKDSKLREINDILNEEIGPKLAKLKEEKTQYVEYQRVERELEHCKRICLAWRYVTALNESEKAEKSVQIVIDQIEQKKKSIMTGEKELKNIEKEFDEAAKKKDVEAGGQLEVLEKELKDAEKIHCKLTAENNSNKESIKAAEKAVEQLKANIIEDENALTLKQTEYAKVEGLFKNLKEMDEQDCNAVLIAQEKFQKVSSGLLQSEDGENATLEQQLITAKQNMTKAQTQHKQCEMTLHLCKERLEKKKTDMKNTGDQHKKYSKDLENKEKEVKNLENELKKLNYEDGYVEQLKEQRNVLRNEIRVLQEKVDHFESQYPRIRFEYKKPEPNFDNRSVKGVVCKLITIKDRRAAYALDIAAGARLYNIIVDTEINGKKLLQHGQLEQRVTIIPLNKVNGRPMDNQIIHLAQKIGGVENVQPALSLIDSPQEIKSAMNWIFGQIFICKDIDIARKIAFHENIKKKCITLEGDVVDPAGTLSGGAQLKTGSVLLKLEELKTIQNELNDKRQTLQNIENTLANINSIAEKYMSLKQLYDLRNCEISTIKQKLEQTEYYTIKHEIDSLEKDIEDLLQKMEVAKQVEKENSKRAKELEHQLKDASSILEKQLNQAKNELEKLKKKAENSRKEWQKREQEAETLKLEITELQKGIETGKEQLVISEEKLNVLREKATALNQQLDEADNNIKRIQSEIKEKKNIINKQNAYMQKLIDRKEEILKESKEAELDIKTLNHEINSIQKTATDCKQKVVELERKYEWIEQDKIYFGKAGGIYDFEVNKPNEMEQMVHHLQTTHDKLSRNINTRAISLLDKEEEQYNQMIKRKKIVENDKRKILETIKHLDEKKKETLLKAWKQVNKDFGSIFSSLLPGADAKLQPPENQSVIDGLEIKIAFSGVWKESLGELSGGQRSLVALSLILAMLLFNPAPLYILDEVDAALDLSHTENIGLMLKRHFKRSQFIVVSLKDGMFNNANVIFTTRFVDGMSTVSRSERTGRK; this is encoded by the exons ATGTACATTAAGTCTATGGTATTGGAGGGATTTAAGTCATATGGACaaagaatagaaataaatgGTTTCGATAAAGAATTTAATGCAATCACAGGATTTAATGGTAGCGGGAAATCAAATATCCTGGATGGAATATGCTTTGTTTTGGGTATTACAAATCTTGGCCAG GTACGTGCAGCATCATTACAAGATTTAGTTTACAAATCTGGCCAAGCAGGTATTAAGAAAGCCAGTGTTACTATAACGTTTGACAATAGAGATAGAAATTCATCTCCTATGGGATATGAACATCATGAAGAAATTACTGTCACAAGGCAGGTTATAATTGGtggcaaaaataaatttttaatcaatggaTCTAATGTACCAAATAAGCGTGTACACGACATGTTTTGTTCTGTTCAATTAAATGTAAACAAtcctcattttttaataatgcaaGGAAGAATTACAAAAGTTTTGAATATGAAACCTGTTGAAATTTTGTCTATGATAGAAGAGGCTGCAGGTACACGAATGTATGAAAACAAGAAAGAAGCTGCTTtgaaaactattgaaaagaaggacagtaaattgagggaaataaaTGAT ATTTTGAACGAAGAAATAGGTCCAAAGTTAGCAAagttgaaagaggaaaaaacacAATATGTAGAATATCAACGTGTAGAAAGAGAATTAGAACACTGTAAAAGAATTTGTCTTGCTTGGCGCTATGTTACAGCCTTAAATGAAAGTGAAAAAGCAGAAAAAAGTGTACAAATTGTTATAGATcaaatagaacaaaaaaagaaaagtatcaTGACTGGTGAAAAAGAACTTAAAAATATTGAGAAAGAATTTGATGAAGCAGCAAAAAAGAAGGATGTA gAAGCAGGAGGTCAATTAGAAGTTTTAGAGAAAGAGTTAAAAGATGCAGAAAAAATTCACTGTAAATTAACAGCtgaaaataatagtaataaagAAAGTATTAAGGCTGCAGAAAAGGCAGTAGAGCAACTAAAGGCTAATATAATCGAGGATGAAAATGCTCTTACATTGAAACAGACAGAATATGCTAAAGTTGAAGGATTATTCAAAAACTTAAAAGAAATGGATGAACAGGATTGTAATGCAGTACTGATTGCAcaagaaaaattccaaaaagTCAGTTCTGGTTTACTACAAAGTGAAGATGGTGAAAATGCAACCTTAGAACAGCAATTAATAACTGCTAAACAAAATATGACAAAAGCACAGACACAGCATAAACAATGTGAAATGACGTTACATCTTTGTAAAGAGCGactagaaaagaagaaaacagatATGAAAAACACTGGAGATCAACATAAAAAATATAGTAAAGATCTTGAGAATAAAGAGAAAGAagtgaaaaatttggaaaatgaattaaaaaaattaaattacgaaGACGGATATGTAGAACAACTAAAAGAACAAAGAAATGTATTGAGAAATGAAATAAGAGTATTGCAAGAAAAAGTAGATCATTTTGAATCACAGTATCCTAGAATCAGATTTGAATATAAAAAGCCTGAACCTAATTTTGATAACAGATCTGTGAAAGGAGTTGTATGTAAATTAATTACCATTAAAGATAGAAGAGCAGCATATGCTTTAGATATTGCTGCAGGAGCAAGGctatataatataatagtagACACAGAAATTAATGGCAAGAAACTACTTCAACATGGTCAACTGGAACAACGTGTTACTATTATTCCATTGAATAAAGTAAATGGAAGACCAATGGATAATCAGATAATTCATCTGGCACAGAAGATAGGTGGTGTAGAAAATGTTCAGCCAGCGCTATCTCTTATAGATTCTCCCCAAGAAATTAAATCAGCTATGAATTGGATATTTGGGCAGATATTTATTTGCAAAGACATTGACATTGCTAGAAAAATTGCATTTCAtgagaatataaaaaagaagtgtATCACTTTAGAAGGAGATGTTGTGGATCCTGCTGGTACTTTATCAGGTGGTGCACAACTAAAGACAGGATCGgttcttttaaaattagaagAGCTGAAAACTATTCAAAACGAATTAAATGATAAACGACAGACTCTTCAAAATATTGAGAACACTCTGGCAAACATAAATAGTATCGCAGAAAAATACATGTCATTAAAACAATTATACGATCTTCGAAATTGTGAAATCAGTACGATAAAGCAAAAATTAGAACAGACAGAATATTATACTATAAAACATGAAATTGATTCTTTGGAAAAGGATATTGAGGATTTGTTACAAAAGATGGAAGTAGCAAAAcaagttgaaaaagaaaatagtaaaCGCGCTAAAGAATTAGAGCACCAGTTGAAAGATGCATCGAGTATTCTTGAGAAACAATTAAATCAAGCCAAAAATGaactagaaaaattaaagaaaaaagctGAAAATAGTCGTAAAGAGTGGCAAAAGCGGGAACAAGAGGCAGAAACACTTAAACTAGAAATCACAGAATTACAAAAAGGTATTGAAACTGGAAAGGAACAGTTAGTGATAtcggaagaaaaattgaatgtaCTACGAGAAAAAGCAACTGCGTTAAATCAACAGTTAGATGAAGCggataataatataaaacgtatacaatctgaaataaaagaaaagaaaaatattatcaacAAGCAAAACGCTTATATGCAAAAGCTTATCGATAGGaaggaagaaatattaaaagaaagtaAAGAAGCAGAATTAGATATTAAAACGTTAAATCATGAAATTAATTCAATTCAAAAGACTGCTACAGATTGTAAACAAAAAGTAGTAGAACTTGAACGAAAATACGAGTGGATTGAACAGGATAAGATTTATTTTGGAAAAGCAGGTGGTATTTACGATTTTGAAGTTAATAAACCTAATGAAATGGAACAGATGGTACATCATTTACAGACTACGCACGACAAATTAAGTCGAAATATTAATACTCGGGCTATTAGTCTTTTAGATAAAGAGGAAGAGCAATATAATCAaatgataaaaaggaaaaaaatagttgaaaacgataaaagaaaaatattagaaacaatTAAACATctagatgaaaagaaaaaagagacatTACTTAAAGCTTGGAAACAAGTAAACAAAGATTTTGGATCGATATTTAGTAGTTTGTTACCTGGAGCTGATGCAAAATTACAGCCTCCCGAAAATCAATCAGTTATCGAtggtttagaaataaaaattgcattttctGGTGTCTGGAAAGAATCATTAGGAGAATTATCAGGAGGACAAAGGTCTTTGGTAGCTTTATCCTTGATTTTGGCTATGCTCTTATTTAATCCTGCGCCTCTTTACATTTTGGATGAAGTTGACGCCGCCTTGGATCTTTCTCATACAGAGAACATTGGATTAATGTTGAAAAGACATTTTAAACGTTCACAGTTTATTGTTGTATCATTAAAGGATGGAATGTTTAACAACGCTAACGTAATATTTACAACTAGATTTGTTGATGGAATGTCGACAGTATCTAGAAGTGAAAGAAcaggaagaaaataa
- the LOC117602109 gene encoding ribosomal protein S6 kinase delta-1 isoform X2, with the protein MAPTKDKWVRRFIIPETTRHKKGFTIYKVTSVVFLKSSHEEISKVSVWKRYNDFKKLHSELHVLCSRFQIKEPFPSFPKPKFFGRFETEVIEERRECALKFLEFIGRHSYLYSSDIFIKFFETSHADYYLNDCSQSLSSDTSAEDDHNTYINSVPPNDIVSQNILQPKSIQASLINPSIPKDEMNQSQEIYKSKEQFPELNDLTYKTENEKSIKENTCNNFHVKDDSLNKITSKLEDNQLVFNKNNNLYKDKNHNIKNEKDSIIVQTSSSNITVDNAVEELNFSIIAHDGTDLPQTWPESSQYILVAAAHMSAAFRHEDLTEYEEAFTQYKMGISSLQSGVESDSNKVRAEVIKEKISKYLERAEKLYNRYLNCNVSLLNKPVSELQYYKVLKIMKSVMLVKDVRLNCLNIVKTIEKLSTNKGSISDYILRGQIPYMVRLHACVETETTIFLILQHLSRGKLWDFITSHYNTNNNNKNCNKIIMENTVEEAIDDNIILRKSGIQNEVKDSNVKKSSNFISTNPQVQMEVHSVTIDEKYEEYSDVSTTRLLEKAQILLQSVNATLQESNSVVNRIRESDGLINHQGNTSLLNLKNNVHRSKNCNEVLDVNDVSLKIDDINDEKFTKEEIPEKSVITSNYSTLYNIKNSKSQCNTNKSSLSNSFDRRPNDSSTDNSKPVDTQFTVDYNCTDIVTKQCELNKSMEICNKTEIDNYFIPDDQQMQYNDMTLLMDSTKNNIEDNEQELWAIPENVIRLWAAEILLALEALHQQKVIIFDLKPDNILLDDNGHVQLTYFIPRHDVDLLKYKYPYSAPELYTFSPITPLTPATDIWSFGVILYELIVGNKFQEKHPGIFQPHSILNIPGKLTENAKSLLHNILKYESNDRMTIPEIKQHPFFKDFNWSSLVNTL; encoded by the exons ATGGCACCCACGAAAGATAAATGGGTGAGGCGTTTTATTATTCCGGAAACAACACGGCACAAGAAAGGGTTTACTATTTACAAAGTTACATCTGTG gtatttttaaaaagttcTCACGAAGAAATTTCTAAAGTATCTGTATGGAAACGTTATAATGATTTCAAGAAACTTCATTCAGAATTACATGTTCTGTGCTCAAGATTTCAAATTAAAGAACCTTTCCCATCATTTCCAAAGCCAAAATTTTTTGGCAGATTTGAAACAGAAGTTATCGAAGAAAGAAGGGAATGTGCATTAAAGTTTTTAGAATTTATAGGAAGACATTCGTACTTATATTCTAgtgatattttcataaaattctttGAAACTAGTCATGcggattattatttaaatgattgTTCACAATCTCTTAGCTCTGATACATCAGCAGAGGATGATCATAATACTTATATAAATTCTGTGcctcctaatgatattgtttctcaAAATATTCTTCAACCTAAAAGTATTCAAGCTTCATTAATTAATCCATCTATCCCTAAGGATGAAATGAATCAATCTcaagaaatatataaatctaAAGAACAATTTCCAGAATTGAATGATTTAACATATAAAACTGAGAATGAAAAAtctataaaagaaaatacatgTAATAATTTTCATGTTAAAGAtgatagtttaaataaaattacatctAAATTAGAGGATAATCAAttagtttttaataaaaataacaatttgtaCAAAGATAAAAATCATAATATTAAGAATGAAAAGGATTCTATAATTGTTCAAACATCAAGTAGTAACATTACAGTTGATAATGCTGttgaagaattaaatttttcgATAATAGCACACGATGGTACTGATCTACCACAGACATGGCCAGAATCTTCACAATATATTTTAGTTGCAGCTGCACATATGAGTGCAGCTTTTAGACACGAAGATCTTACCGAATATGAAGAAGCATTTACTCAGTACAAAATGGGAATTTCTAGTCTGCAATCGGGCGTTGAGTCTGATTCAAATAAAGTAAGGGCGgaagtaataaaagaaaaaatatcaaaatatctaGAACGTGCAGAAAAGCTTTATAACAGATATTTAAATTGTAATGTTTCATTACTGAATAAACCTGTGTCAGAGCTTCAATATTATAAAGttctaaaaattatgaaatcagTGATGCTTGTAAAAGATGTTCGCCTAAACTGCCTCAACATTGTAAAA ACTATAGAAAAATTATCTACAAATAAAGGAAGTATAAGTGACTACATATTACGTGGTCAAATACCATACATGGTACGTTTACACGCCTGTGTTGAGACAGAAACTACGATATTTCTGATTTTACAGCATCTGAg TCGCGGAAAATTATGGGACTTTATAACATCACATtacaatactaataataataataaaaattgtaataaaataattatggaAAATACTGTTGAAGAAGCTATTGAtgataacattattttaagaaaaagtGGCATACAAAATGAAGTTAAAGACAGTAATGTAAAGAAGAGTTCGAACTTTATAAGTACAAATCCACAAGTACAAATGGAAGTACACTCGGTAACGATAGatgaaaaatatgaagaatATAGTGATGTATCTACTACCCGATTATTAGAAAAAGCACAAATATTATTGCAGTCGGTCAATGCAACTTTACAAGAAAGTAATTCCGTCGTAAATCGAATACGCGAATCAGATGGTTTGATTAACCATCAAGGTAATACCTCATTATTAAATCTAAAAAACAATGTACATCGATCTAAAAACTGTAACGAAGTACTAGATGTTAATGATGTCTCATTAAAAATTGACGATATAAATGATGAAAAGTTCACGAAGGAAGAAATACCTGAAAAAAGTGTGATAACTTCGAATTATTCAACactatataatattaaaaattccaaaagtcAATGTAATACCAATAAATCATCTTTAAGCAACAGTTTTGATAGAAGGCCAAATGATTCTTCGACAGATAATTCAAAACCGGTCGATACACAGTTTACAGTAGACTATAATTGcactgatattgttacaaaacaATGTGAATTAAACAAATCAATGGAGATCTGTAACAAAACTGAAATAGATAATTATTTCATACCAGATGATCAACAAATGCAATATAACGACATGACGTTATTGATGGACTCAACAAAAAACAACATTGAGGATAATGAACAAGAGCTTTGGGCAATACCAGAAAATGTAATCCGTCTTTGGGCTGCTGAAATACTTCTAGCACTGGAAGCATTGCATCAACAAAAAGTTATAATTTTCGATTTAAAACCCGATAACATATTACTCGATGATAATGGGCACGTGCAATTAACGTACTTTATACCTCGTCACGACGTAGATCTGTTGAAATACAAATATCCGTACTCGGCTCCTGAATTATATACATTTTCACCTATAACTCCTCTTACTCCAGCTACAGACATTTGGAGCTTTGGGGTTATTTTATATGAATTAATAGTTGGCAAT AAATTTCAAGAGAAACACCCAGGTATATTTCAACCACATTCCATACTTAACATTCCTGGAAAGCTTACAGAAAATGCAAAATCTTTGCTACATAAT ATACTAAAGTATGAATCAAATGATAGAATGACAATACCCGAAATAAAACAACATCCATTCTTTAAAGATTTTAACTGGTCAAGTTTGGTAAATACTCTTTAA